From Halotia branconii CENA392, the proteins below share one genomic window:
- a CDS encoding ATP-binding protein: MNNQINLKFNTDLALLSNVLSWFEQINQPPIPNQQIWWQCQTLLIEGFTNIVEHGHRNLPRETPIEITVLRSNEHIEIHILSQSEDFDLEKQLQATSALEENHQERGRGLKIMAAIADKLSYERTADNRYCLFIYKYY, from the coding sequence GTGAATAATCAAATTAATTTAAAATTTAATACAGACTTAGCACTATTATCTAATGTTTTATCTTGGTTTGAGCAAATTAATCAACCACCTATACCTAACCAACAAATTTGGTGGCAATGTCAAACCTTACTAATAGAAGGCTTTACTAACATTGTTGAACACGGGCATAGAAATTTGCCTAGAGAAACTCCCATCGAAATAACAGTTTTGCGCTCAAATGAACACATAGAAATACATATATTATCTCAAAGTGAAGATTTTGATTTAGAGAAACAATTACAAGCAACATCTGCACTTGAAGAAAATCATCAAGAGAGGGGACGCGGGTTGAAAATTATGGCGGCGATCGCTGATAAATTGAGTTATGAACGAACAGCAGATAATCGTTACTGTTTATTTATTTATAAATATTATTAA